The following coding sequences are from one Prochlorococcus sp. MIT 1314 window:
- a CDS encoding GNAT family N-acetyltransferase — protein sequence MIFRNQGSSIKISNSIPTDVLINIYGLDSYEFTQKNKKEIFVCSKSKELDLIELDQLLQTVGWSRRPIRRVKRALDFSVLVVGLWRHDDKFPRLVGFARCTGDGILEATVWDVAVNPVYQGLGLGKALMKYILKELKKFGITKVTLFADAEVVSFYKKQGWILEPRGSKCAFWYAN from the coding sequence ATGATTTTTAGAAACCAAGGGTCATCAATAAAAATATCTAACAGTATACCGACAGATGTACTTATAAATATCTATGGTTTAGATTCTTATGAATTCACTCAAAAAAATAAAAAAGAAATTTTCGTATGTAGTAAAAGTAAAGAGTTAGATCTAATAGAGCTGGATCAACTTTTGCAAACTGTTGGTTGGAGCAGACGACCAATAAGAAGAGTAAAAAGAGCATTGGATTTTAGTGTTTTGGTGGTTGGTTTATGGCGCCATGACGATAAATTTCCTAGGCTAGTGGGTTTTGCGAGATGCACTGGCGATGGAATTCTAGAAGCAACAGTGTGGGATGTAGCTGTTAATCCTGTTTATCAAGGACTTGGATTAGGGAAGGCGTTAATGAAATATATCCTGAAAGAATTAAAAAAGTTTGGCATTACAAAAGTTACTCTTTTTGCTGATGCGGAAGTGGTTTCATTTTACAAGAAACAAGGTTGGATATTAGAACCAAGAGGCTCTAAGTGCGCGTTTTGGTATGCAAACTAA